cacctcgcctgaccttaGGAtcacgggctctgccttgcccgactacagggggcgggctccgcctcgctcgaccacAAGGAGCAGGCTTCGCCTTGCTCAACCCCTTAGGCGCGActcccgtctcgcccgacggaggtccataccaccgccaaccactctaggtccaagcatatgggcctaggtcaaagttCTGACACTAGGGGGTAGGCAGGCACACCTCGATGTAACACGTGACCAAGATAGGCCATACCAGGGAGCTCACATTTAGAACAGTGCTGGGCGGccggtgctgttctacctaatCCCTGCACGGACATCGATGGGAGCGTCAGTTGACCACACCATCCGCAAGGATAGGTTGGACCGCCATGACCAGCAGATGATGTCGacgcatggcaccagtgatgaacagggccacgaTTTGGAGCCGTccatgttgacatctacaggaccGACGAGACCCGCATATAGGAGATGAAAGGTGGTGCGGCCTGGAGGACCTTTCTCTTCCTTGATCTTTCTCCTTTCTTCCTCTGAAAACCTGCTCCATCCCTTCGCCTAtgaaaggggaagcaggacgcacCATGAAGGGCATGGCTGAATATGTCTAAGCACAGCTAACACGCCTCGACACGCCTTAGCAGAACACGTTCGCTTCTTCctccagagacttgggacctccttcctctctcgcttgtttgtaacccctactataaaccaagtgccggtaacacgagcaacatcaaactggacgtagggacattcagcccaaaccagtataaatccttgtgtcttccgagcacaccatccgagctagacgcgtaaatacaaatttactcgtcggtggtccgaaacaccgacacaagaGCTAATTGcaagctagctaaaaattagccaaAATTAGCTCTAGTGCATCCAAATGGGAGAGTCAATAAGTGGGATAATTTTTTAGCCGAGTCTTCAACTAGTTATTAACTAATTAGCTAGAGAACCATATCTAATTTAGGCAAAATTTTGAGCCCCAACTAATAATTAGTCATGAATATCAAACAGGCCCTCTAAGTATATAAGTATAATAAGAAGGGAACAAAGGAAGGATAaagtataataaaataataactagGAAATGATTAAAGAAGAAAATGAAATAGAAGGAAAGAGAAAGAGCGAGTATGGGCCGCTTCTGGGCCGCCAGCAGGCTGCGCGCCCATCGTTCCCAGCCTCCCAGGTGCGTTCTGCCGTGCTGCGCTGGCGACAGAACTCGAGCGCGGTACATATAGCCTGACAGCCTAACCGTCGGCTCCGCCACGGGCACTTCATCTTACGCCACAAGGCAAAGGCCACGAGCAATTGCCCGCCGGTGCGCTTTTCTTCTTCCCACGCGGCCACGCCCCCTCTCCCCCGCCACGAGACGAGATTCGAGAGGCGATGGCTCGGGTCCAGGCCTTCGTCGCAGTCGCCGTGCTCGCCGCAGTCCTCTCCGCTGCGGGCGCGGAAGCTGCTGCATCGACGGCGTGCGACGCCCCCCTCCACGCGACGCTCATCGTTCACATGTGCCCGCTGATCGTACCTGGAGCCCCGGGGCGCGACTGCTGCCACGTCGTGCTGCTAGCAGCTGAGCATGGAGGACTTCCATGCCTCTGCATGGTGGCCGCCACCCCGCGGTTCCTCGTGTCTGGCATCCGGCTCGAGGACGTCATCGCCTGGCACCGGAGCTGTCGGGGCGACGGGATGGCGACTCCGGGCTTCGAGGCAGCGGCGTGCTCAGCCttatcaccaccaccaccgccagcgAGAGGTACGACGTCTTCCTTGCTAGCACGCGCGCGCACACACGGACACGCGCTCGCCACGCGCACTGCGACGCGACGAGCGGAGCACGAGCGACGCCACGGCGTCGTGCGCTCGAGGACCGAGCGCGCGCGTTCGGGGCTCTAACGCACGACTTCGTGGCGTGGCTCGTGCTCCGCGCGTCGCGTCGCAGTGCGCGTGCCGAGCGCGCGTGCATCTGCAGCACGCTCGCGCGAACGGAGCATTTCATCGAACACCCTTAGTGCGCAACTCTGGTATTCCTTTTGGTGGTGGTGTTGTCTCGTGCCTGGTGTGAGGCAGCCATGTTTTACTTTTTCTGTTCGTCTTGTAAAGTTTAGTTTCCTGGATGGCGATGATCTCGTGATGAACTTCAAATGGTAACGGCATCTGCAGTTAATGATCGACATCTATATGAGCTTCCTGTTCTTGTGTATTCTTTGCATGTACCATCCCTTCTTGTTGTGTTTATTGTTGGCTAGATCCAAACTGATGATCTTTTAGAGGCGTAGTTTGGTCTAAAGCAACCCAGTAGTTGCTTGGATGCGTGATGGCTGATAATCTCGTTTCAGAACTTGAGTAGTAATGAAATTGTTAGTAGTTACGAGTATGTAGATCTAATCAACATGTTATATAAAAGTGGCTGGGTGGAAATCATCTTTCAAGCATTGCAAATTAAGTACTGTTTATCATTCTAACACTCGGTTCCTATTTAATTGATGCCAACTCGGCAGCACTGCCAGCAACGGCGGAGAAGCAGCTAGTGGCAGCATCGACCACACCAATGCAGCCTGCGGTTCTCTCAGCTGAACAATGGCCCTGGTACGGCTATGTGATCATCATCGCTGTCGCCGGAGCGTTTCTGTTCGCAGCCATAGCGCTGTGCGCTTGCATCGGCTCCCGTTGTTTAGGTATGTGCAGGTGTTGTAATCTGACAGTGTTTTATACTTTGTTCCATATCAACTAGCACACTGACTGACACTGTATATTGTGCTTTAGCTCGATTGGGACCGACCATCTATTGGCTCTTTGAGCTGCTGATGCGTCTGAGAGAGAACGCTCCTCCGGCAGCCGGCGGGCAACTGCCGCAACCCTTGCCTCGGGAACCTCCAAGACTCCATCGCATATGATTTGCCTGCAGACCTTCACATAGTTGAGACTGAGACATCTATGTTGTTGATGACTTCCTGCTGTCGTGTGATTTCAAACACAATTTATCTGTGCCATGGCAAAGTTGGCATCTCATAGATCTATAGACCTCCGGTTACTCGTTGTGTCTTGACCTTTTATGTCTTGGTGTGCAGTAGTAACTAGATATTGTTTGCACTAAAAAAGTAACTAGAGCTTCTCTTGGAGTTTATGAGTGTTCTCCTTTTGATAATCTATTTTGCATACTGCTGGAATCCTTAAAAATACAATATCTAGTTACTTCAGATTTGAAGAGCAGTTGAGATATTTGCATACTGCTGAATCATTGAAAATACACTTCATATGTGAAAAGACAAACTTCTCTTCAAATCTGAAGTTGAGATTGGACTGAGAATATTCTGATAAGCTGATCTTTCAGTGCATTGTTGCAGGCTTTATTCCTTTATAAATGGTGATATGCGCAATTTTTTTCTCCTCTCCAATCGTCTCACTGAGAGGAAACTGAGGGGGTCTTGACCATCAGTGTCATATTGACAGCTAGAACTACATaacaaaaattaaaagaaaaatgaTATAAGTATATCTAAGCTACGGAGAATGGAAGAAAGAcgtttctgaaactatgtcaagTGCGTTGCTGTCATAGAAATCAGTCATCGTCTAAATGTCAGTCAGTTGTTTCTGATATGCATTTTAATTTTCACTCGTTTTCTAGTCTCTTCTGGTGACTACGGTGTTGGTTAGTTTGTTCAGACTACTGAGCTCACCTGAAGGTTGTTAGacttgctcatcattttttttggATTCTTGatgattctttttctttctaattttcttttcttctggAAAAGGAAAATTTGCACCTATACCAGTCATGAATTTCAGACATAAGAGTTGAAAGCAACTAATTGGTTCATACTAACTAAtcttcatttttatttgatctgGAATCTGAAAATCTGTAACTTGCATCTGTATAAAGTAGATACTTGTGAGCATTTTCATCTAAAAAGGCCTTAGTGTCCTTACAATGCTTCTGACTACATTTCGACTTTCTAGCTGTGCTTCTGATCACGGATGATGATGCTTTAATTCCTGCATACAGTATGAGGACGCCCAGATAACTCATAAATCAAAGCTGTCGAAGAAACTTCTGTTTAAAAACAACACTGCTGAAAAAGCAAGCATATCAGATACATACATGAGAATGAACTGCATAAAATGATTCTTTTAAAAAAATAAGAGAAAATACACAACAAAAATATCTAATATGTTCATCTACAATAAGCCTGACAATATATACATGCTTGTTGGTGTCAATTAACACCGACAAGTATAGTACAACGCCCTACTTTCAGACAGCCTAAGCTGCTCTTTCATTGTCCACAATTCCCACAACCACTGCCTCCTCTCTACCCGTTCTTAGTCTCCTTCCTTTCTGAAGCTCTGGGTGAATTTGTCCAGGAAGAGACACAACTACATAATCACGCCTGAAGATAACCTATTTGTCCAGCTTTAGATTGTCGCAAAGATGGCCAAGCTCAGGCCTTGCCTTCATCCATGATGTAAATGTTGCTTCGCATGATCTTGTGCTGTATAGGTAGGACCTGAAGGTGATCAGAAAGAAGTAACGCCTGCGACACAAGAATTTGATATGAATCAATACCAGGTGAAAAACAAATAAACATATTTAAGCGGTTATTTGTGCATTTGGGAATATGAGGTAAGACATTGATTAACATACAATACCTAGCATGGTGCCAGAGTTAAACAAGGCACTACAGTACATATAAAATTACCTTTTAAGTCTTTCTTTCCTATAAAATAGGGATTCTAAAAAAAATCACCTTATCAACATCCTAGAGACCTGGCTTGtggattttattttttttcaaattagCATTTTTTTCACTATTTAGTCCCTTAGAAGCACACACATAACCACCAACGTGTTCAATACTCTAGCCAAACATCATGCTGGACTAAACAAACACGTATGTCTTCTTTTCCCTCCGCTTTATTTTCATTTTACGCTTATGTTTTCAGCAAGTAGTTTGTGAAGCAGGCCATTATAGAGCAAGCACGTTGTGACATGAATACAAGGCCTGATGAAAAGCGTCCTGATCCAGTCTGTTTTCAATGAATACAGAAGCAACCGAAGTTCTTTCTGATGTTAATAAATTTTCACAGGAGGTAACTATTTCACAAGAAGATTCTAAACACAGCACCATTGATTCGTTATCATGTGCTAACAGGAAGGGAAGGATTTTGAGTGTCAACCTCCCCTGGATCACatgtaagggcttgtttggctACACTCGTATCCGCGTCAATCCACTGATTTAGTTTCCACCCTAATCCATTCCAACACAcgtggattgaggtggatacgaGAGCAGCCAAACAAGGCCTAACATGGGTTATATTGTTAATTTCATGATAGTTTAGTCAGCCCACTCAACACTCGTGGTAAGTTGTGGCTAGCTGACCGGTGGTTCTCTTGGCAACACGAGCACCGCATGTGTGGCATGGACGCATGGTTATGAGCATAATGTGGCTGGAATGTTGCTAGCTAACATTAATTGTTGGGATTCCTGGTAGATCAAAATGATCATATGTACCTGGATATAACTCCTCTAGTCCAAAAAAGGAAAAAGGACCAATATTTCTAGTTGCACAGTCAATTGTGTGTTTTCTTTGGCACTTCTCAAAATCACTGATTTTCCAGAAGTATAGATCAAAACTAGGCCCTATTTCATGGCAATGTATTGCACCACAAAATGATTGAACACTATCATTGTATGATTCCTTGAGGTACTGACTAACATATAATGGAAACATGTATGTTGAAGTGTTTGTGCTAAATAACAAGAATCATAATTGTTGGAAGAGAAATCATTTTATCACGAATTTAAGGTAAAGGAGCAATTATTTTTTTCATCAGGTGATACTAATGTGGATACTTTATCTTGAGAATTATCTATCAAGTGTGAACAAATAGAATACATGATGAATAAGAGAGGAGATTATGCATTCAAAAATGAACATCCTTCAGTTAAAACAAATTAAACACACCTCAAAGCTTTTGTACCCATATCAGTGAGATAAGAGTGttcctcatcgtcgtcgtcgtcgtcgtcatgtgAACAATCTTGCAGTGCTTTCCTGTAATGCATAATATCCTCCCGCAAATGACCAGCACCAGAACACCTTCAAGGGGGCAAATGGGAAATTAAGAAAATGTAGAACAATGTTAAGCTATCATCGATGAAACTCATCAAACTTGCAGTTAGTCCACAACTGTACTTAATTCGTTCATATAAAAGCACATCTCAAGTAGCAGAAATAACTCCACAATACCTGTCAATAACTGTGTCAACCTCTTCTTTGCTCTTGGGCCCATGTACCAACACTCTAGTAAGGTTTAATATGTCACGGTAGTCACCCTGCCTAAGTGCTATGTCAGTTTTAGTTTTGATGGACACATTTTTTGCAAGAGATGTTGATACAAAGTGTGTTTCTGCTGTTTCTTCCATAACAAACTTTGCATCTGCACCCAGTCCCAGGCAGATAATGGCCATTGCATAAGCAACACCACCATATCCAGTGTGTGAAATAAAGAGATAGTACCTAGCAGATCTGTGGAGAAGCAATAGTGAGTCTTGTATCCTGTAACTGAGCAATGCAACTCGCAAAATTATATAAACTTAAGAATTAGTGTACGTACTCATCGATTAATGATTGTATAGCATCTACATCAGCAGCTAATGCTTCTCTTTCCCTGGTTAGAGGGATTCTATTGTAGTCGATACAATAGCCCTTGTCTCTCAATGAGCTGTACACTTCAGCTGGTGTCATCACGTCCTCCCGATCTATGTGTTGCCAGTAACCTACCACACTACATTGGTTTGTGGCTGCATTAAATTCTTCTTGATGAAGCAGTAACCGACCACCTAGTTGTTTAACTTCAGAGAGTATATCCTCCTTTAGCCTTGTCTCTATGTTCTCTACCTGCACAGAAGATAGTTTAAGGATTGCCCCAAAAAGAATAAATGATTATTGGAAGAAAGCCTCTCACCATTGGACCACTAATGCCAACATGCTTCAAAGTATCAACAGGTTGATCTAATTCTCTCAAAACAAATGGCGATCCCTTGATGTAAACAACCACTTCCTCTCTAAGATCTGTGACAACCACCTTCTGCCCAATGCTTCTTCCGGTTGTGTCTTTAGAGCCCAGATATGACAGAACATCGCTTGCTCCATCAATAGTGGGTGTTGCCATGCTATACACACCATATCCATCCACCTGAAGCAGATATTCTAAAATTTATAACTATCCATTCCATTAATTGTCACTTCATTTCTAAATCAGGTTTAAGATTGGCAATTCCGGTAATTGGATCTCGTAGTTTGGTTGTAATAACCATCAATTTATGCTTTCAAAAGCTGCAAGCACAGAGGCAAAG
The genomic region above belongs to Miscanthus floridulus cultivar M001 unplaced genomic scaffold, ASM1932011v1 fs_23_1_2, whole genome shotgun sequence and contains:
- the LOC136530952 gene encoding non-specific lipid-transfer protein EPAD1-like, translating into MARVQAFVAVAVLAAVLSAAGAEAAASTACDAPLHATLIVHMCPLIVPGAPGRDCCHVVLLAAEHGGLPCLCMVAATPRFLVSGIRLEDVIAWHRSCRGDGMATPGFEAAACSALSPPPPPARALPATAEKQLVAASTTPMQPAVLSAEQWPWYGYVIIIAVAGAFLFAAIALCACIGSRCLARLGPTIYWLFELLMRLRENAPPAAGGQLPQPLPREPPRLHRI